In a genomic window of Methanoregula sp. UBA64:
- a CDS encoding transketolase family protein: MRTAVSDEITELAGSDPRIVVLVGDTSHNVFDRFKEIYPSRFFNCGIAESNMISVAAGLAMNGFRPFIYSFSTFDIGRPFEQLRIDLAFQNLPVVIIGLGGGLAYSHFGPTHSICEDIAITRVLPNMTVICPCDQVETRAAIRASLQNEGPTYIRIGREKEPIIHTKVPEFIIGSGIPLEEGTDICILGTGTILHNIIEAAHILRKSDLKCQVISLHTIKPLDTRLLENIFSMFPLVITVEEHSLIGGLGSAVAEWLVDQHRPLKAQLVRIGIPDEFLYHSANQKTAREIYELSSKGIADTIQMLSQR, translated from the coding sequence ATGAGAACCGCGGTTTCAGATGAAATAACTGAGCTTGCCGGTTCAGATCCCCGTATTGTTGTTCTTGTTGGGGATACTAGTCACAATGTTTTTGATCGATTCAAAGAGATATACCCTTCCCGATTTTTTAATTGTGGGATAGCAGAATCAAATATGATCAGTGTTGCTGCCGGACTTGCCATGAATGGATTCCGCCCGTTTATCTATTCCTTTTCTACGTTTGATATAGGGCGGCCATTCGAACAATTAAGAATTGATTTGGCATTTCAAAATCTGCCCGTAGTAATAATAGGGCTTGGCGGGGGACTTGCCTATTCACATTTTGGACCTACCCATTCAATTTGTGAAGATATCGCAATTACTCGAGTTCTTCCTAATATGACGGTTATCTGTCCTTGTGATCAGGTCGAGACACGAGCTGCTATCCGAGCATCTCTTCAAAATGAAGGGCCGACATATATCCGCATTGGAAGAGAGAAGGAACCAATAATTCATACTAAAGTTCCGGAGTTTATTATCGGAAGCGGGATCCCCCTGGAAGAAGGAACCGATATCTGTATTCTGGGAACAGGAACGATTCTTCATAATATTATCGAAGCAGCACATATTCTTCGCAAATCGGATCTCAAATGTCAGGTTATCAGTCTTCACACAATTAAACCATTGGATACCCGACTCCTTGAAAACATTTTCTCGATGTTCCCCCTTGTTATTACTGTGGAGGAGCACAGTCTGATCGGGGGATTGGGATCGGCAGTTGCTGAATGGCTTGTTGATCAACATCGACCTTTGAAAGCTCAACTTGTCAGAATTGGAATTCCGGATGAATTTTTATATCATTCAGCCAATCAAAAAACGGCTCGTGAGATATATGAATTATCCTCAAAAGGGATTGCAGACACGATACAAATGCTATCCCAAAGATGA
- a CDS encoding transketolase, translating to MSKQSIDLLSRQIRTDILEIAYETESIHVGSCLSCVDLLIALYYQVLSVRPEEPNWPLRDRFILSKGHAALALYAVLAHRGYYPIELVHTFNQNKSRFTAHPVWKNIPGIDATSGSLGHGLGIGCGMALAAKISGQKYRTFVLVGDGECEEGSIWEAALFAPAHHLNNLVVIIDSNKWQASGRSDEILNLSSLKQKLSEFGWDAYEIDGHDINGMTDLFYLVFSSQERPIAIIANTIKGKGVSFMENDNQWHNRVPSKEDVWNARRELVDL from the coding sequence TTGAGTAAACAATCGATCGATCTGTTATCCAGGCAGATTCGGACAGATATTCTAGAGATTGCATATGAAACCGAATCGATACATGTCGGAAGCTGTCTTTCCTGTGTCGATCTCCTGATTGCATTGTATTATCAGGTTCTCTCCGTCAGACCAGAAGAGCCAAATTGGCCATTACGTGACAGATTCATCTTAAGTAAAGGACATGCAGCCCTTGCTTTGTATGCCGTTCTTGCCCATCGGGGCTATTATCCCATCGAACTAGTACATACATTCAATCAAAATAAAAGCCGATTTACTGCACATCCGGTTTGGAAAAATATTCCCGGTATCGATGCCACGTCAGGATCACTGGGGCATGGTCTTGGAATTGGTTGTGGAATGGCTCTTGCTGCAAAGATATCCGGACAAAAATACCGTACTTTTGTCCTTGTGGGAGATGGTGAATGTGAGGAAGGTTCGATATGGGAGGCGGCCCTTTTTGCGCCGGCACACCATTTGAATAATCTTGTTGTAATTATCGATAGTAATAAATGGCAAGCATCTGGCCGGAGCGATGAGATCCTTAACTTGTCTTCACTCAAACAGAAGTTATCGGAATTCGGGTGGGACGCATATGAAATTGATGGACATGATATCAATGGCATGACGGATCTTTTTTATTTAGTGTTCTCATCACAAGAGCGACCGATTGCGATTATTGCTAACACGATCAAGGGAAAGGGAGTATCTTTCATGGAAAACGATAATCAATGGCACAATCGTGTTCCATCTAAAGAAGATGTGTGGAATGCTCGACGAGAATTGGTGGATCTATGA
- a CDS encoding 3'-5' exonuclease, which produces MFLFLDTETTGLPKYSATDPVEKWPRVVQLAWSLYSGDGNCESRNSFIIYPTDFTIPIDSARIHGITTDRAKAEGVSLYKVLPQFNADVEKAQTVVAHNLDFDLPIVTTEFARCRLKTNLANKQNFCTMKTPQIISWCKLPAKSGRGYKWPTLNELHLQLFQEEFTGSHNAGADVEACARCYFELRKRGIIG; this is translated from the coding sequence ATGTTCCTCTTCCTCGACACCGAAACCACCGGCCTCCCGAAATATTCCGCAACCGACCCCGTAGAGAAATGGCCCCGGGTCGTCCAGCTCGCATGGTCGCTGTACTCGGGCGACGGGAACTGTGAAAGCCGGAACAGTTTCATCATTTACCCCACGGACTTTACCATCCCCATAGACTCTGCCCGGATTCACGGGATCACGACCGACCGGGCGAAAGCCGAGGGCGTGTCGCTCTACAAAGTGCTCCCGCAGTTCAATGCCGATGTGGAGAAAGCCCAGACGGTCGTTGCCCATAACCTTGATTTCGACCTGCCCATTGTCACCACGGAATTTGCGCGGTGCAGGCTTAAAACAAATCTCGCGAACAAACAAAACTTCTGCACCATGAAAACACCGCAGATTATCTCCTGGTGCAAACTTCCGGCAAAATCCGGCCGGGGATACAAGTGGCCGACCTTAAACGAGCTGCACCTCCAGTTGTTCCAGGAAGAATTCACCGGCAGCCATAACGCCGGTGCCGATGTGGAAGCCTGTGCCAGATGTTATTTTGAATTACGAAAACGGGGGATTATCGGGTAG
- a CDS encoding antitoxin family protein, with protein sequence MTAIKTSAVYKKGTLVLDDPVNLPEQARVKVVIRKKFSAFVKKFGEPEAKEDTEQILLTTRRRTRDA encoded by the coding sequence ATGACGGCAATAAAAACAAGCGCGGTGTATAAAAAAGGTACCCTGGTCCTTGACGATCCGGTGAACCTGCCGGAGCAGGCACGGGTTAAAGTAGTGATCCGGAAAAAATTTTCGGCATTTGTAAAAAAATTCGGGGAGCCTGAAGCAAAGGAAGATACAGAGCAGATCCTTCTCACCACCAGGAGAAGAACCCGGGATGCATAA
- a CDS encoding type II toxin-antitoxin system VapC family toxin, translating to MHKFTSCVLDTSVIIKALFSPSRRQAGATYSREVTTHKTCAALLDALDEKGIEGIIPQCGIVEIAAVSSRLADAHAAEEICNEVEMSYQLVPEEQIIQTATKIAREEGCPGFDTYFLALAEQNEIPLFTDDAGLFHICQRRSVTASLMRDLDPGSVLP from the coding sequence ATGCATAAGTTTACCTCTTGTGTGCTGGATACCTCTGTCATCATAAAAGCACTTTTCTCACCTTCACGCCGACAGGCAGGGGCTACCTATTCCCGGGAAGTAACCACTCACAAGACCTGCGCAGCGCTCCTTGACGCGCTTGACGAAAAAGGAATAGAGGGAATTATTCCACAATGCGGGATAGTTGAGATCGCCGCAGTTTCGAGCAGACTCGCAGATGCACACGCAGCAGAAGAAATCTGTAATGAAGTTGAAATGAGTTATCAGCTTGTTCCGGAAGAGCAGATCATCCAGACTGCAACAAAGATCGCACGTGAAGAAGGCTGTCCCGGATTCGATACCTATTTTCTTGCACTTGCAGAACAGAATGAAATCCCCCTTTTTACCGATGATGCCGGATTATTCCACATCTGCCAGAGGAGATCTGTAACCGCGAGTCTGATGCGCGATCTCGATCCGGGATCTGTGCTGCCATAA
- a CDS encoding RecB family exonuclease yields MADLDPFFFKINTWSFTKHRVWTRCPRQYYYEYIAPYVRSGPVVSPEKIRWLKNFTSKYVVQGQLIHDLIDQQIQLACDNKPMNYFEAESVFAKKVASYRAIGGETFTESHNGEKIPDSFFTYILANGRTCLATFFAKWPEYAKRECLRHEQFDHFTIGEAGVTVKVDFAAKMPDGTIVLSDWKTGKDDDEYESEFQMAAYVLWAKEFYNKSADEIATELVFLKTGATKPFAFFEDQLREVREQIAREFAAMNASYEYGDFPARPAQRECLSCKFAEVCPEAELKRDRITG; encoded by the coding sequence ATGGCAGATCTGGATCCCTTCTTTTTCAAAATAAATACCTGGTCATTTACCAAACACCGGGTCTGGACCCGCTGCCCCCGGCAGTACTATTACGAATACATCGCCCCCTACGTGAGATCCGGCCCGGTCGTTTCCCCGGAAAAGATCCGGTGGCTCAAGAACTTCACGTCCAAGTACGTTGTCCAGGGCCAGCTCATCCACGATCTCATCGACCAGCAGATCCAGCTCGCGTGCGACAACAAGCCCATGAACTATTTCGAGGCGGAGAGCGTCTTTGCTAAAAAAGTCGCGAGCTACCGGGCCATCGGGGGCGAGACATTCACCGAGTCGCACAATGGCGAGAAGATCCCGGACTCGTTTTTTACGTACATTCTCGCGAACGGCAGGACCTGCCTTGCCACGTTTTTTGCGAAATGGCCGGAGTATGCGAAACGCGAATGCCTGCGCCACGAGCAGTTCGATCATTTCACCATCGGGGAAGCGGGCGTGACCGTCAAGGTGGATTTTGCGGCAAAGATGCCGGACGGCACGATCGTCCTCTCGGACTGGAAGACCGGCAAAGACGACGACGAGTACGAGTCGGAGTTCCAGATGGCGGCCTATGTGCTCTGGGCAAAGGAGTTCTATAACAAAAGTGCTGACGAGATTGCGACCGAGCTGGTGTTCTTAAAGACCGGCGCAACAAAACCCTTTGCCTTCTTTGAAGACCAGTTGCGCGAGGTGCGGGAACAGATTGCCCGGGAATTCGCGGCGATGAATGCATCGTATGAGTACGGGGATTTCCCGGCCCGGCCGGCGCAGAGGGAGTGTCTGAGCTGTAAGTTTGCGGAAGTGTGCCCGGAGGCGGAATTAAAAAGAGACCGCATTACCGGATAA
- a CDS encoding GNAT family N-acetyltransferase, which yields MSASPDHLPSTATSITLPAQHFPHPMRITTPTSTLRDWSTDDAAVIVKYANNPKIASHLRDAFPSPYTQEDADRFIAFATGPGRHLYLAIDIGGEAIGGIGISPLEDVKHRTAEIGYWLAEPFWGRGIATGAVRALVPVAFETTGIVRLEAGIFSDNPASMRVLEKCGFLREAVHKKAITKNGRLLDEVMYVRFRDGE from the coding sequence ATGTCAGCCAGCCCGGATCACCTCCCATCCACCGCAACCAGCATCACGCTCCCCGCCCAACACTTCCCTCATCCCATGCGGATCACCACCCCCACGTCCACGCTCCGCGACTGGAGCACCGATGACGCAGCTGTAATCGTGAAGTACGCGAATAACCCAAAGATCGCCAGCCACCTCCGCGATGCATTCCCGTCCCCGTACACACAAGAGGACGCGGACCGGTTCATTGCGTTTGCCACCGGCCCGGGCCGGCACCTGTACCTCGCGATCGATATCGGCGGCGAAGCGATCGGGGGGATCGGCATCTCGCCGCTCGAAGACGTAAAGCACCGGACCGCGGAGATCGGCTACTGGCTCGCCGAACCGTTCTGGGGCCGGGGGATCGCAACCGGTGCCGTCCGGGCGCTCGTCCCGGTTGCATTTGAAACAACCGGCATCGTCCGGCTCGAAGCCGGGATCTTCTCGGACAACCCGGCCTCCATGCGGGTGCTGGAGAAGTGCGGGTTTCTCCGCGAGGCCGTCCACAAAAAGGCAATAACAAAGAACGGCCGGCTGCTCGACGAAGTCATGTACGTGCGGTTCAGGGACGGGGAATAA
- a CDS encoding nuclear transport factor 2 family protein, whose amino-acid sequence MTLSDSQKAEVRATMEAYASAYKNKDIKGLLTVFSPDICGFGSGPDEIVLGRASFVRQIKRDISQATVNSVVFSDTQIFGEGRVAWLMTKTAIGFTLAGEKMQTLKGRSTMVMRNTGSRWQIEQIHFSLPYGGQKEGQSFPGA is encoded by the coding sequence ATGACACTTTCAGACTCCCAGAAGGCCGAAGTACGGGCAACCATGGAAGCATACGCGTCCGCGTACAAAAACAAGGACATCAAGGGGCTCCTTACGGTCTTTTCCCCGGACATCTGCGGGTTTGGCAGCGGGCCGGACGAGATCGTGCTTGGGAGGGCTTCCTTTGTAAGGCAGATCAAACGGGACATCAGCCAGGCGACCGTCAACAGCGTGGTCTTCTCCGACACGCAGATCTTTGGCGAGGGCCGGGTTGCATGGCTCATGACAAAAACCGCGATCGGCTTCACGCTTGCCGGCGAAAAGATGCAGACCCTGAAAGGCCGGTCCACCATGGTGATGAGAAATACCGGGAGCCGGTGGCAGATCGAGCAGATCCATTTCTCCCTGCCCTATGGCGGGCAGAAAGAAGGCCAGTCGTTCCCGGGCGCATAA
- a CDS encoding flippase activity-associated protein Agl23 encodes MQQAATLSSKLRNVFTFERSFILILLLAVFLRFWTLDLKLFHHDEAIHSWFSFTLMNTGAWVYDPSYHGPFLYYVTAGMFSVFGASDLVARILPAVFGTLLIPLVYCIYRLGYITKAQTLLVALFLAISPDMVFFSRFLRHDIFMLFFSMLLLVAILYYLERGQSRYVIVAAIAMAGALSCKEEMPVILVIFAAFLLYALWKKQVALPYKWKYDLLMAFFLVTALMVALYTAFGMHPETLVGQNFQVNSTGWYQAVDHWVAMHEQQRLGGPFYFYIPLFLLYELPIFLLAIVGVLQFLVKDASVGPVTARIKNWIRTRRATLPVGDLAAISTHQIESSRCPPDKSDLFFQFCIFWMILTMAFYAYVGEKVPWLLIHQLLPMCFVATYKLNWQKIAFALVGCIFLALITWHVAFVPADISEPIIQVQNSEDLRPVMGIIDNSSRVVLASKDLNSGFWPLPWYYRGDRWNKFTFYGDKQDIETLTQKQPDAIVLHDTESYDAIPGYDKNTYKLNYWFSFYDNDDRLFDYYMHRDGTLGSTNVDVFTRQKGTAG; translated from the coding sequence GTGCAGCAGGCCGCCACGCTCTCTAGCAAACTCCGGAACGTCTTCACGTTCGAACGATCCTTTATCCTGATCCTGCTCCTTGCAGTATTCCTGCGGTTCTGGACGCTGGACCTCAAGCTCTTCCACCATGACGAGGCCATCCATTCCTGGTTCTCGTTTACCCTCATGAATACCGGGGCATGGGTGTACGACCCCAGCTACCACGGTCCGTTCCTCTATTATGTCACGGCCGGGATGTTCTCGGTCTTTGGCGCCTCGGACCTGGTTGCCCGGATCCTCCCGGCGGTATTTGGCACGCTGCTCATCCCGCTCGTGTACTGTATCTACCGGCTCGGGTACATCACAAAAGCCCAGACGCTCCTGGTTGCGCTCTTTTTAGCCATCTCCCCGGATATGGTCTTCTTCTCCCGGTTCCTCCGGCACGATATCTTCATGCTCTTTTTTTCGATGCTGCTCCTGGTTGCCATCCTCTATTACCTTGAACGCGGCCAGAGCCGGTACGTGATCGTTGCCGCAATAGCAATGGCAGGAGCCCTCTCCTGCAAGGAAGAGATGCCGGTCATCCTTGTGATCTTTGCGGCATTCCTTCTCTATGCCCTCTGGAAAAAACAGGTCGCGCTCCCTTACAAGTGGAAGTACGACCTGCTCATGGCATTTTTCCTGGTCACCGCCCTCATGGTCGCGCTCTACACGGCGTTTGGGATGCACCCGGAGACGCTTGTCGGCCAGAACTTCCAGGTAAATTCCACCGGCTGGTACCAGGCCGTGGACCACTGGGTTGCCATGCACGAGCAGCAGCGGCTCGGCGGGCCGTTCTATTTCTATATCCCGCTCTTCCTCCTGTACGAGCTGCCGATCTTCCTCCTTGCAATCGTGGGGGTCCTCCAGTTCCTGGTTAAAGACGCTAGTGTCGGCCCGGTAACGGCGCGGATCAAAAACTGGATCCGGACGCGCCGCGCCACGCTCCCGGTCGGCGACCTTGCCGCGATCAGCACGCACCAGATCGAGTCCTCGCGCTGCCCTCCCGATAAATCGGATCTGTTCTTCCAGTTCTGCATCTTCTGGATGATCCTTACCATGGCCTTCTATGCGTACGTGGGCGAGAAGGTCCCGTGGCTTTTGATCCACCAGCTCCTCCCCATGTGCTTTGTTGCCACGTACAAACTCAACTGGCAGAAGATCGCCTTTGCCCTTGTTGGCTGCATCTTTTTAGCCCTGATCACCTGGCATGTGGCATTTGTCCCGGCCGATATCAGCGAGCCCATCATCCAGGTCCAGAACTCCGAGGACCTGCGGCCGGTCATGGGTATCATCGACAATTCAAGCCGCGTGGTCCTGGCATCAAAGGATTTGAACTCCGGGTTCTGGCCGCTGCCCTGGTACTACCGGGGCGATCGGTGGAACAAGTTCACGTTCTATGGCGATAAACAGGACATCGAGACCTTAACACAAAAACAGCCGGATGCGATCGTACTCCACGATACGGAAAGCTACGATGCGATCCCCGGCTACGACAAGAACACGTACAAGCTCAATTACTGGTTCTCGTTCTATGACAACGACGACCGGCTCTTCGATTACTACATGCACCGGGACGGCACGCTCGGGAGCACGAATGTCGATGTGTTTACCCGGCAAAAAGGCACGGCCGGCTGA
- a CDS encoding flavodoxin family protein: protein MKLLGIATSPRKGANSQTLVEHVLAGAKKAGAKTELVRICDMDISPCKGCNTCKEKGECIIDDDMEELWAKMAKADVIVLGSPVYWGRLNAQAYPFIDRFYAHMKPGFVTDLPKGKKIVLALTCGGMPPEAIAPVNAYVKATFGYLGCTDGGYICQNQCAEPRDLAKFPETIKKAEDLGKTLAK, encoded by the coding sequence ATGAAACTCCTTGGTATAGCAACCAGCCCGCGCAAAGGGGCAAACAGCCAGACGCTCGTGGAACACGTTCTTGCCGGGGCAAAAAAGGCCGGGGCAAAGACGGAACTCGTGCGGATCTGCGATATGGACATCTCGCCCTGCAAGGGGTGCAACACCTGCAAAGAGAAAGGCGAATGCATCATCGATGACGATATGGAGGAACTTTGGGCAAAGATGGCAAAGGCCGACGTGATTGTCCTTGGCTCGCCCGTATACTGGGGCCGGCTTAATGCCCAGGCCTATCCGTTCATCGACCGTTTCTATGCCCACATGAAGCCGGGCTTTGTGACCGATCTCCCGAAGGGCAAGAAGATCGTGCTCGCGCTTACCTGCGGCGGCATGCCGCCCGAGGCAATCGCGCCCGTCAACGCGTACGTGAAGGCCACGTTCGGGTACCTTGGCTGCACCGATGGCGGCTATATCTGCCAGAACCAGTGTGCCGAGCCCCGGGACCTTGCAAAGTTCCCGGAGACTATCAAGAAGGCCGAAGACCTGGGAAAAACCCTGGCAAAATAA
- a CDS encoding DUF2769 domain-containing protein: protein MKISAVTIEDTDENRAICMKYCGICPNYTKNCLGQHQPDSLFCAKGRSNAAQIREQRCFCLACEIFAKNSLALGHFCEREK, encoded by the coding sequence ATGAAAATCAGCGCGGTTACCATTGAGGATACTGATGAGAACCGGGCGATCTGCATGAAGTACTGCGGCATATGCCCGAACTATACGAAAAACTGCCTGGGCCAGCACCAGCCTGACAGCCTGTTTTGCGCCAAGGGGCGATCGAATGCTGCGCAGATACGGGAGCAGCGCTGTTTCTGCCTTGCCTGCGAGATCTTCGCAAAGAACAGCCTGGCGCTCGGGCACTTCTGCGAGCGGGAGAAGTAA
- a CDS encoding cation diffusion facilitator family transporter, which translates to MGTGSQQITARKGTPAEQERASAIGVNFLVGIVPAVPKLAAAVLSGSVTLYSSALKTITEAIGILISWIIARKIARGDSGIYNYGMGKFENIARAITGTVMILSFVILVFAASYRILFPAALSSGGAEIGLYIVLVMSVVDGYLALRNYRLAKKEPSPLMDSQWRLFRLKAFANIVVLATLVLAILCAGYPWAVYIDPLASFAVMGILFYSGIRMIQASLPDLLDKTLDEELQLVVVRELADNFHNYEQIHGVRSRRSGGMIYVEIFLEFRNDLLMGEVQETMNTMKRSLEDKIPKSEVNIISTGQAPEQDR; encoded by the coding sequence ATGGGCACGGGATCGCAACAGATTACGGCAAGGAAGGGCACACCCGCGGAACAGGAACGGGCATCGGCAATCGGGGTTAACTTCCTTGTCGGGATCGTTCCTGCCGTCCCGAAACTTGCAGCAGCCGTGCTCTCGGGATCGGTTACGCTCTACTCATCAGCCTTAAAAACCATCACCGAGGCGATCGGGATCCTGATCTCGTGGATCATTGCCCGAAAGATCGCACGCGGCGATAGCGGTATCTACAACTACGGTATGGGAAAGTTCGAGAACATTGCACGGGCGATCACCGGCACCGTGATGATCCTCTCGTTTGTCATCCTCGTCTTTGCCGCATCCTACCGGATCCTGTTTCCTGCAGCCCTCTCAAGCGGGGGCGCCGAGATCGGTCTCTATATCGTCCTTGTCATGAGCGTGGTCGACGGGTATCTCGCGCTGCGCAATTACCGGCTCGCAAAAAAGGAGCCTTCACCCCTCATGGATTCGCAGTGGCGCCTCTTCCGGCTCAAGGCTTTTGCAAATATCGTGGTGCTTGCTACGCTTGTCCTTGCGATCCTCTGTGCCGGATATCCGTGGGCCGTGTACATCGACCCGCTCGCCTCGTTTGCCGTCATGGGCATCCTGTTTTACTCCGGGATCCGGATGATCCAGGCCTCACTTCCCGATCTTCTCGACAAAACCCTTGACGAAGAACTCCAGCTCGTGGTGGTCAGAGAACTTGCCGACAATTTCCATAACTACGAACAGATCCATGGGGTCAGGTCGCGGCGGAGCGGAGGGATGATCTACGTAGAGATCTTTCTTGAATTCCGCAATGACCTTTTGATGGGCGAGGTGCAGGAAACGATGAATACCATGAAACGCTCCCTTGAGGATAAGATCCCAAAAAGCGAGGTAAATATTATCTCCACCGGTCAGGCCCCTGAGCAGGACCGGTAA
- a CDS encoding DUF2769 domain-containing protein, producing the protein MFDSGKTTTVEDTEENRAICRKYCPICPNYKHHQLGKFQPTELFCARGRSSAQNMKEITCFCSGCELYLKHHQRVGYFCVQK; encoded by the coding sequence ATGTTTGATTCAGGTAAAACCACCACGGTCGAGGACACCGAAGAGAACCGGGCGATCTGCCGGAAGTACTGCCCGATCTGTCCCAACTACAAGCACCACCAGCTCGGGAAATTCCAGCCAACCGAACTCTTCTGCGCACGGGGCCGGTCATCGGCGCAGAATATGAAAGAGATCACCTGCTTCTGCTCCGGGTGCGAACTGTACCTCAAGCACCACCAGCGGGTCGGCTACTTCTGCGTGCAGAAGTAA
- a CDS encoding type 1 glutamine amidotransferase, whose protein sequence is MILLVDLAKKPGSLSRDEYVGPVARIVAAAGYECCERHFSHISPEDSAGADGIILCGTALKDNTFAERVPDLAWLRDARVPVLGICAGAEALCLAHGGRIVPACGIGMTDVRVLQADPVLGGIRTFPAYEVHTFACEPPAGWITTAVSDTCVQAFRHPDRPVFGVMFHPEVRNDAVVEWFCALVPTRPARLHR, encoded by the coding sequence ATGATCCTGCTGGTCGATCTTGCCAAAAAGCCCGGCTCGCTCTCACGGGACGAGTACGTAGGCCCCGTTGCCCGGATTGTCGCGGCTGCCGGGTACGAATGCTGCGAAAGACATTTCTCACACATTTCCCCGGAAGATAGTGCAGGGGCGGACGGGATCATCCTTTGCGGGACGGCGCTTAAGGACAATACATTCGCTGAACGCGTGCCGGACCTTGCATGGCTCCGGGATGCCCGGGTGCCGGTGCTCGGGATCTGCGCCGGGGCCGAGGCACTCTGCCTTGCGCACGGGGGCCGCATTGTTCCCGCCTGCGGGATCGGGATGACGGACGTCCGGGTCCTGCAGGCCGACCCGGTCCTTGGCGGGATCCGGACATTTCCTGCGTACGAAGTCCACACGTTTGCCTGCGAACCGCCGGCCGGCTGGATCACCACCGCGGTCTCGGACACGTGCGTGCAGGCCTTCCGGCATCCGGACCGGCCGGTCTTTGGCGTCATGTTCCATCCCGAAGTACGGAATGACGCGGTGGTGGAGTGGTTCTGTGCCCTCGTACCGACCCGGCCGGCGCGCCTGCACCGATAA